From the genome of Elusimicrobium sp., one region includes:
- the gcvH gene encoding glycine cleavage system protein GcvH, with protein sequence MYTEENCRFLKTHEWAHVEGEIATVGISNHAQEEISDIVFVELPKVGATVTAGQNCCVIESVKSASEIYAPVSGEIVEVNEALNGDPALVNREPHAGGWLFKIKMTTPAEYENLLDCAAYKATIQK encoded by the coding sequence ATGTATACCGAAGAAAATTGCCGTTTTTTGAAAACCCATGAATGGGCTCATGTAGAAGGCGAAATCGCCACTGTGGGTATCAGCAACCACGCACAAGAAGAAATCAGCGATATTGTGTTTGTGGAACTTCCCAAAGTGGGCGCCACGGTAACCGCCGGTCAAAACTGCTGTGTAATCGAATCCGTTAAATCCGCTTCCGAAATCTATGCTCCCGTCAGCGGGGAAATTGTGGAAGTAAACGAAGCCCTTAACGGGGATCCGGCCTTGGTAAACCGCGAACCGCACGCCGGCGGGTGGCTTTTTAAGATTAAAATGACCACTCCCGCCGAGTACGAAAACTTGCTCGATTGCGCCGCTTATAAAGCCACTATCCAAAAGTAG